The following are from one region of the Gemmatimonadota bacterium genome:
- a CDS encoding ankyrin repeat domain-containing protein, with product MRSPRGRADLRRRQGHRHGGGGKGGTCGADAAHAQGGGAQGGGAAAAAGRDRDGVAGSRNGAAAPTAAAAPRAATAPTAPAASTATAAPNAASRPAADTVKRTPADSARLAAENRSLSYGELVGKSGGLTPLLFAVRQGHSASVLALLEAGADVNQVSAGTTRRLRSGHDRRAVRPGDGPAEEGPSPRWRATPGRRHTLPRRSTCSRPPSRSTATRHSCNRRQGSSP from the coding sequence TTGCGCTCTCCTCGCGGGCGCGCCGACCTCAGGCGACGTCAAGGTCACCGACATGGCGGCGGAGGAAAAGGCGGCACGTGCGGCGCTGACGCTGCGCACGCGCAAGGTGGCGGCGCTCAAGGCGGCGGAGCAGCCGCCGCGGCCGGCCGGGACCGTGACGGCGTCGCCGGCAGCCGCAACGGTGCAGCGGCACCCACGGCCGCAGCAGCCCCCAGGGCCGCCACGGCACCTACCGCACCTGCCGCGAGCACCGCGACGGCGGCGCCTAACGCCGCTTCCAGGCCCGCCGCCGACACCGTCAAGCGCACGCCGGCCGATTCGGCGCGCCTCGCGGCGGAGAACCGGTCGCTGTCGTACGGAGAACTCGTCGGGAAGTCTGGCGGGCTCACTCCGCTGCTGTTCGCCGTGCGGCAGGGGCACAGCGCATCGGTGCTGGCGCTGCTCGAGGCGGGGGCCGACGTGAACCAGGTGAGCGCGGGGACCACACGTCGCCTCCGCAGTGGCCACGATCGCCGGGCGGTTCGACCTGGCGATGGTCCTGCTGAGGAAGGGCCAAGCCCACGCTGGCGAGCGACGCCGGGACGACGCCACACTCTGCCGCGACGATCAACGTGCAGTAGGCCCCCAAGTCGCTCTACCGCAACCCGGCACAGCTGCAACAGGAGACAGGGCAGTTCGCCCTGA